ATCGCGATCGCTGGAAAGCGGAACGGGAGCGTTGGTTTCCTGGCAGTGAACCCTTTTGGGCGTTGATGCAGCAGCTCTTTCAGTTGGGCTGGCAATTCCAACAGCGTCAGCCAGTATTGCCCCCGCGCAATCTCTGGGATTTGCAGCAGCTGATCGGCGCGGTACGACCGGAGACTGTACTGACGGCACCCTACGCGCTGCTGACCGTGGGACAGGTTTTGAATCTGCTGGGCTTGGGGGGCGATCGCCGCCTCAAGACTTTTCTGGATATTCAACTCAAGCTCTATTCCCAGTGCGGTGCTGATGAAACGGCAGTACTTTATGCCGCGACTGCCTTAGCACTCTCGCAAGCGCCCTATGGGCTTTATCACCTCGAAGGCAGCATGCAAGTCCTCAGCGATCGCCTGCTGGAAGGGCTGGAGAAACATGGCGGCCAGATTCGCTACCGGCAACGGGTAGAAGCGATCGAAACTGTGGGCGATCGCGTTCAGGGGATCCGAGTTCGCGATCAACGCACGCAGGCTGTAGAGGCGATCGCGGCCGATCACGTTGTTGCCAATGTCACGGCAGCTGATTTGTTGCGATTGCTCGGCTCAACCGTTGAAACCCTTCCAGCGTTGAAGGGCTATCAACAGCGTCTCGCCAAAACTCCCACGCCTTCCGGTGCCTTTGTTCTTTATCTCGGGGTGGATGCTGCCGCTCTGCCAGCCGACTGTCCGCCCCATCTCCAATTCCTGTTTGATCCCGCAGGCCCCCTCGGCGAAAACAATTCCCTCTTCGTTTCTGTTAGTCGCCCCAACGATGGTCGTGCACCCACAGGTCAAGCCACGATCGTTGCCTCGACTTTCACGGATCTCGATCACTGGAGCCAGACCGAGGACTACACCGCTCTCAAGCAGGACTACACCGAAACGATGCTGACGCGGCTGGGTCAATATTTCGACTTACGGCCTGAGCACCTCCGCCATGTGGAAGCCGGCACGCCCCGCACGTTTGCTCGCTACACCGATCGCGATCGCGGCAGTGTCGGTGGTTTGGGGATGCGCATCAGCACCTTTGGCCCCTTCGGCTTTGCCAACCGCACACCGGTCAAAAATCTCTGGTTAGTTGGCGACTCCACCCATCCCGGCGAAGGCACCGCTGGCGTCAGCTACTCGGCGCAAACGGTGATGCGACAAATTCTGGCGCAGCATCCCGAAGTCCAACCAGCAAAAACCCGCCAGCCAGAGCCAGCGGGTACGTTGTAGCGCTAGGGCTACGACTCAGGAGTGACCTACTGGAACCATTCCAGTTGGGCTTCTTCCTTGGTGTTGGTGCGACGGTTGGTAGTTTCGCGATTGAAGGTCATGCGAATCGATCGCGTTTGTTCACCATCGACTGCAACGGCTTCGATCGGGAAGTCCAGCACACCGTCTTGGAAGGACATCTGGAAGCGGAAGGTGCCATCGGGGCTGAGCTTGATCTCTTTTCCGCCGATCGTGACCGTGGCATCTGGTTCCGTTGCCCCGTAGATAATCAGCTCAGCATCCGCGACCAGCCAGAACTTGCGGGGTTGACGTTCCAGCGGCAGCGAAGCAGAGAAACCAACCATGCCGACGCCCGACTGAGTCAGACCCGAAGCGGTCGGCAGCGCCCACATGCCCACACCCGAAGGGAAGACGTAGGAGCTGAGGGTTTCTTCGTGGACGGGACGCATGTGTTGCGAACCGTAGAGGGAACCCGCCAAGCGCATCGACTCGGCCCCTTCCGACAAGGCAAAGATTTCGTCGCTGGCGGTTCCGGCCCCAGGAGCAGCACCGCCACTGCCGGCCAAACTGGCCTTTTGGCTGGGCGGCACCAACTGGAAAACGGTTTGACCGCGGAGGTCTTCGTCCCAGTTGACGGTGATGAAGTGGTCCTCGATCCAGTCGGAGGGATAGACCGGCGGCACGCGCACCGGGGCAGAGCGGGCTAGCAGCAACCAACGGCCGTCTGCTGCTCGGTAGCCGATTTCCACCAAATAGTCGCGATCGCTCACCGGTACGGGTAGGTACCAATCCCGCGCCAGCTCATCGCAGGGATATTCCTGCAGGCTGTGGGGCGATTGGTAATTGAGGTCGAGATCGGTAACGTCATAGAAACGCAGCGCCAGTAGCTGTCCACCTTGCGATTTGAGCGCTTGCTTGTGGTCGCCTGGCACATCCCAGTAGATATAGGCCCACTGCGGATCGCGAGGCAGCAAGACAATGCGGCTTTCGCCATAGCCTTCCGGCAGATCGGGCAGCTCTGCATCTACACCCGTCAGTTCGATCGGTTCAACCGGCTGCGGTTGGCCCACATCGTATTTCGTAGCTTCGACTTCTTCTTGGCGATCGCTGCTGGGGGAAGGGCTAGTATGCACGGCGCTATTTGCCTCAATTTTTTGAATGGCGGCAATTAACTCGGACTTGCGCATGCGGCTGTAGCGCGACACGCCATATTCACTGGCAACGCGTCGCAACTGTCGCAGAGTCATCTGCTCCAGCGGATAGGGCGGTTTAGACATAACCATTCGAGATGCGACGCTTCTACCTTGCCTCAGTTCAGAGGCGGGGATCAAGCAAAAATCCAGTCCAGAAAAGACTTTTTGACCAAATTAGTCGTTTTCAAGGACTATATGTCATGGATTTTTGACATTTGATCTCGGCAACAAGCGATCGCTCTAGTCGAACGGCGGCAACGTCAAACGAGACAATGGCAAAGCAAGTTTCAGCAATGACGGCATGACGCGCGAAGTTTTCTACACCGACCAAGCTCCCGCCCCGGTCGGCCCCTATAGCCAAGCGATCGCAGCCAGCGGGCGGATGTTGTTTGTCTCGGGGCAAATCGCTCTCGATCCTGTGACCGGTGTGATGGTCGGTGGTGACGATGTAGAAGCACAAACCCACCAAGTTTTGAGCAACCTTAAAGCAGTGTTGGCAGCAGCAGGGGCTAGCTTTGCTGATGTGGTGCGCACCACCGTCTTTCTGGCAGATATGGAAGACTTCGCCCGCGTCAATGCTATCTACGCGACGGTCTTCGACGAGGCAACTGCACCGGCTCGGGCTTGTGTGCAGGCGGCGCGGCTGCCCAAGGATGCCAAAGTTGAAATTGACTGTATTGCAGTGCTGCCCTAACGACCAATACCGATATAGCGGAAGCCCTGGGCTTGCAGGCGATCGCGATCGAGGCAGTTACGGCCATCAATGATCAGCGGTCGCCGCATCCGGGCAGCTAAGGGCAGGTAGTCCAGCTCCTGGAATTCTTGCCATTCCGTCACGAGGGCTAGGGCATCACAGCCGCTGGCGAGGTCCAGAGCGGAGGTCGTGATCTCTAGACCTGTGATCGGTGCAGCACTCACGATGGGGTCGTAAGCTTTGACTTTGGCACCAAGGCGTAATAGCTGTTCGGCCAAGGTCAAGGCTGGCGCATCACGCAGGTCATCGGTGTCGGGCTTGAACGTTAGCCCGAGTAAGCCGATCGTTTTGCCTTTGAGAATTTTCAGTTCCTGCTGCAGCTTCTCCAACAGAATCAGCCGCTGGCGCTGGTTGACGGCGATCGTGGCCTCTAGCAGGGTTGCGGGATAGCCATAGTCTTGGGCGATATGCACCAAGGCCGAAACATCCTTGGGAAAACAGGAGCCACCCCAGCCCAAACCGGCATTGAGAAAGCGGCTGCCAATCCGCGCATCTAGTCCCATGCCCTTCGCCACTTGGACAACGTCCGCGCCGACGCGATCGCAGATGTTGGCGACTTCATTGATGAAACTGATCTTGGTCGCAAGGAAGGCATTGGCTGCATATTTGATCATTTCGGCCGAGCCTAGATCTGTCCGAAGAACCGGCACTGGTGGGCGATCGCGATCGACAGCA
The sequence above is a segment of the Synechococcus elongatus PCC 11801 genome. Coding sequences within it:
- a CDS encoding UDP-glucose dehydrogenase family protein, with protein sequence MKVSVIGTGYVGLVTGTCLAHIGHDVLCIDNNATKVEQLQAGQSPIYEPGLDELIQSSTAAGRLQFSTDLAAGVAHAEILFIAVGTPPLPNGEADMRFVEAVARGIGEHLDGKTYRVIVNKSTVPIGSGDWVRMLILDGMLARRQALVPVGAAIADSEDLPQDCFDVVSNPEFLREGTAIHDTFNPDRIVLGGSSDRAFARMQELYEPIVQRQFAVDRDRPPVPVLRTDLGSAEMIKYAANAFLATKISFINEVANICDRVGADVVQVAKGMGLDARIGSRFLNAGLGWGGSCFPKDVSALVHIAQDYGYPATLLEATIAVNQRQRLILLEKLQQELKILKGKTIGLLGLTFKPDTDDLRDAPALTLAEQLLRLGAKVKAYDPIVSAAPITGLEITTSALDLASGCDALALVTEWQEFQELDYLPLAARMRRPLIIDGRNCLDRDRLQAQGFRYIGIGR
- the crtD gene encoding C-3',4' desaturase CrtD, which produces MPVERPSVAVIGAGIGGLTAAALLAARGFDVTVYEQAAIAGGCASTFRRRGFTFDVGATQVAGLEPGGIHAQIFAELGLELPAAKICDPACAVWLPGESEPVHVWHDRDRWKAERERWFPGSEPFWALMQQLFQLGWQFQQRQPVLPPRNLWDLQQLIGAVRPETVLTAPYALLTVGQVLNLLGLGGDRRLKTFLDIQLKLYSQCGADETAVLYAATALALSQAPYGLYHLEGSMQVLSDRLLEGLEKHGGQIRYRQRVEAIETVGDRVQGIRVRDQRTQAVEAIAADHVVANVTAADLLRLLGSTVETLPALKGYQQRLAKTPTPSGAFVLYLGVDAAALPADCPPHLQFLFDPAGPLGENNSLFVSVSRPNDGRAPTGQATIVASTFTDLDHWSQTEDYTALKQDYTETMLTRLGQYFDLRPEHLRHVEAGTPRTFARYTDRDRGSVGGLGMRISTFGPFGFANRTPVKNLWLVGDSTHPGEGTAGVSYSAQTVMRQILAQHPEVQPAKTRQPEPAGTL
- a CDS encoding DUF4912 domain-containing protein, producing the protein MSKPPYPLEQMTLRQLRRVASEYGVSRYSRMRKSELIAAIQKIEANSAVHTSPSPSSDRQEEVEATKYDVGQPQPVEPIELTGVDAELPDLPEGYGESRIVLLPRDPQWAYIYWDVPGDHKQALKSQGGQLLALRFYDVTDLDLNYQSPHSLQEYPCDELARDWYLPVPVSDRDYLVEIGYRAADGRWLLLARSAPVRVPPVYPSDWIEDHFITVNWDEDLRGQTVFQLVPPSQKASLAGSGGAAPGAGTASDEIFALSEGAESMRLAGSLYGSQHMRPVHEETLSSYVFPSGVGMWALPTASGLTQSGVGMVGFSASLPLERQPRKFWLVADAELIIYGATEPDATVTIGGKEIKLSPDGTFRFQMSFQDGVLDFPIEAVAVDGEQTRSIRMTFNRETTNRRTNTKEEAQLEWFQ
- a CDS encoding RidA family protein, with product MTREVFYTDQAPAPVGPYSQAIAASGRMLFVSGQIALDPVTGVMVGGDDVEAQTHQVLSNLKAVLAAAGASFADVVRTTVFLADMEDFARVNAIYATVFDEATAPARACVQAARLPKDAKVEIDCIAVLP